In Acidaminococcus fermentans DSM 20731, one genomic interval encodes:
- the folK gene encoding 2-amino-4-hydroxy-6-hydroxymethyldihydropteridine diphosphokinase, giving the protein MPVAYVALGSNLGNKEENIRRALELMEKHGIRVRQVSPLLATEPYGVTDQPEFLNGAAEVEWTGDPESLLHTLLAIEQEMGRQRKRHWGERNIDLDLLLFGDQCIHSEDLVLPHPDMANRSFVLEPLAAIAPQVVHPVFHRTIGELWQDLQKKQTRKQE; this is encoded by the coding sequence ATGCCAGTAGCCTATGTGGCCCTGGGCAGCAACCTGGGGAATAAAGAAGAAAACATCCGCCGGGCCCTGGAGCTGATGGAGAAACACGGCATCCGGGTGCGGCAGGTTTCGCCTCTTTTGGCCACGGAGCCATATGGGGTGACGGACCAGCCTGAATTCCTCAACGGAGCGGCGGAAGTGGAATGGACGGGGGATCCGGAAAGCCTGCTCCATACCCTCCTGGCCATCGAGCAGGAAATGGGCCGGCAGCGGAAGCGGCACTGGGGAGAGCGGAACATCGACCTGGACCTGCTTCTTTTCGGGGACCAGTGCATCCACAGTGAAGACCTGGTGCTGCCCCATCCGGATATGGCCAACCGGAGCTTCGTACTGGAGCCCCTGGCCGCCATTGCTCCCCAGGTGGTCCATCCGGTATTCCACCGGACCATCGGGGAACTGTGGCAGGATCTTCAGAAAAAACAAACCAGAAAGCAGGAATGA
- the folP gene encoding dihydropteroate synthase — protein sequence MFLTIPSERIRYEMEKIEVHPMGMELMAPKASVEPLKLLQIRTPAANILKQEMLALGGECVNPKGTINCSLDRVDVILLGNRRQYRQLLTKLGTMANWFGIQSIMDDLWEFLEPGPVVTLLADGRKLTYEKMRVMGILNVTPDSFYAGSRISGEEALLAKAETMLRDGADLLDIGGESTRPGADPVTPEEEKRRVTGALSALRKQFPEAILSVDTYHAETAEAALAAGADIINDVTAATGDGRMLDVAARAKAPLVLMHMRGTPKTMMGDEMKTYHNVVGEVSQYLLERAAACARAGLGKDKVILDPGLGFAKDLEGNLALCHGLGEMTGHGIPVLLAGSRKGFIGKVLGDLPTEERLEGTMALSAAALYAGAQMVRVHDVKENVRLIRMLEAIRRCQ from the coding sequence ATGTTCCTGACCATTCCGTCTGAACGGATCCGCTATGAAATGGAAAAAATCGAAGTCCATCCCATGGGGATGGAACTGATGGCTCCCAAAGCTTCGGTGGAGCCCCTGAAGTTGCTCCAGATCCGCACCCCGGCCGCCAACATCCTGAAACAGGAAATGCTGGCCCTGGGCGGGGAATGTGTGAACCCCAAGGGCACCATCAACTGCAGCCTGGACCGGGTGGATGTGATCCTCCTGGGGAACCGGCGGCAGTACCGGCAGCTTTTGACCAAGCTGGGGACCATGGCCAACTGGTTCGGCATCCAGTCCATTATGGACGACCTGTGGGAATTCCTGGAACCGGGACCTGTGGTGACCCTTCTGGCGGACGGCCGGAAGCTGACCTATGAAAAAATGCGGGTGATGGGGATCCTGAACGTGACCCCGGATTCCTTCTATGCCGGATCCCGGATCAGCGGGGAGGAAGCCCTGCTGGCCAAAGCGGAAACCATGCTCCGGGATGGGGCGGATCTCCTGGACATCGGGGGAGAATCCACCCGGCCGGGGGCGGATCCCGTGACCCCGGAAGAGGAAAAACGCCGGGTCACCGGGGCCCTTTCCGCCCTGCGGAAGCAGTTTCCGGAGGCCATCCTCAGTGTGGATACCTATCATGCGGAAACGGCCGAAGCGGCCCTGGCCGCCGGGGCGGACATCATCAACGACGTGACCGCCGCCACCGGGGACGGACGGATGCTGGACGTGGCCGCCCGGGCCAAGGCACCCCTGGTGCTGATGCACATGCGGGGGACGCCCAAGACCATGATGGGGGACGAAATGAAGACCTACCACAATGTGGTGGGAGAAGTGTCCCAGTACCTGCTGGAACGGGCGGCAGCCTGTGCCCGGGCGGGACTGGGAAAGGACAAGGTGATCCTGGATCCGGGCCTGGGCTTTGCCAAGGATCTGGAAGGGAACCTGGCCCTGTGCCATGGGCTGGGGGAAATGACCGGCCACGGCATCCCGGTGCTCCTGGCCGGCTCCCGGAAAGGGTTCATCGGCAAGGTGCTGGGGGATCTGCCTACGGAAGAGCGGCTGGAAGGGACCATGGCCCTGTCGGCGGCGGCTCTGTACGCCGGGGCCCAGATGGTGCGGGTCCATGATGTGAAGGAAAATGTCCGGCTGATCCGGATGCTGGAGGCGATCCGGAGATGCCAGTAG
- the folE2 gene encoding GTP cyclohydrolase FolE2, with the protein MKDVQAQQDLRHIALKHVGIRNLRWPIVLADREKGTQHTVAEVALAVDLPQEQRGTHMSRFVECLKQVGAIRPHELEEVLDHLRQKLEARKALLEFSCPYFITKKAPVSGIESYLDVDCHFRAEKGETFSLEVGVDVPIHTLCPCSKEISKYGAHNQRAWAKIRIRSTQPVWIEELVEMAEKGASTPLYSLLKRPDEKCVTEMAYENPRFVEDAVREIALQLNGDPRIDWYTVTVESEESIHNHNAFATVEKEV; encoded by the coding sequence CTGAAAGATGTCCAGGCGCAGCAGGATCTGCGTCACATTGCCCTGAAACACGTGGGAATCCGGAACCTCCGGTGGCCCATCGTCCTGGCGGACCGGGAAAAGGGAACCCAGCACACGGTGGCGGAAGTGGCCCTGGCGGTGGATCTGCCCCAGGAACAGCGGGGGACCCACATGAGCCGTTTTGTGGAATGTCTGAAACAGGTGGGGGCCATCCGTCCCCACGAACTGGAAGAAGTGCTGGACCATCTCCGGCAGAAACTGGAAGCCCGGAAGGCCCTGCTGGAATTTTCCTGTCCCTATTTCATCACCAAGAAGGCCCCGGTCAGCGGCATTGAAAGCTACCTGGACGTGGACTGCCATTTCCGGGCGGAAAAAGGGGAGACCTTCTCCCTGGAAGTGGGCGTGGATGTGCCCATCCATACCCTGTGCCCCTGCTCCAAGGAAATCAGCAAATACGGCGCCCACAACCAGCGGGCCTGGGCGAAGATCCGCATCCGTTCCACCCAGCCGGTATGGATCGAGGAACTGGTGGAGATGGCGGAAAAAGGGGCGTCCACGCCTCTCTATTCCCTGCTGAAGCGGCCGGACGAAAAATGCGTCACGGAAATGGCCTATGAGAATCCCCGGTTCGTGGAAGACGCGGTCCGGGAAATCGCCCTCCAGCTCAATGGGGATCCCCGGATCGACTGGTATACGGTAACGGTGGAAAGCGAAGAAAGCATCCACAACCACAATGCCTTTGCCACGGTGGAGAAAGAGGTGTGA
- the queD gene encoding 6-carboxytetrahydropterin synthase QueD, translated as MICIKEFEFDAAHYLPNYHGKCEHLHGHTYKLVVKVEGHPDQEGMVLDFVQFKHTVKDLVVDQLDHHCLNDILPQPSAENIAVWVWNKLKEPLTGANYTLYEVQVWETRTSGIVYRGESC; from the coding sequence ATGATCTGTATCAAGGAATTCGAGTTTGACGCAGCCCACTATCTGCCCAACTACCACGGCAAATGCGAGCATCTCCACGGCCATACCTACAAGCTGGTGGTGAAGGTGGAAGGCCATCCGGACCAGGAGGGGATGGTACTGGATTTTGTCCAGTTCAAGCATACGGTGAAGGACCTGGTGGTGGACCAGCTGGACCACCACTGCCTCAACGACATCCTGCCCCAGCCTTCGGCGGAAAACATCGCCGTCTGGGTCTGGAACAAGCTGAAGGAACCGCTGACCGGGGCCAACTACACCCTGTACGAAGTCCAGGTGTGGGAAACCAGGACCAGCGGCATTGTGTACCGAGGTGAATCATGCTGA
- a CDS encoding tRNA (cytidine(34)-2'-O)-methyltransferase translates to MHIVLVEPEIPGNTGNIARLCAATGASLHLVRPLGFSVDDKYLKRAGLDYWHLVDIHYYDSVEEVLAAYPDSPRFLLTTHAHKSYSRVHYGPDSLLIFGKESAGLPEAFRQAHEEECVRIPMVSEARSLNLANSVSIVLYEALRQNDFDLQEGTI, encoded by the coding sequence ATGCACATTGTACTGGTGGAGCCGGAAATCCCCGGGAATACCGGGAACATCGCCCGGCTCTGCGCTGCCACAGGAGCCAGCCTGCATCTGGTGCGGCCCCTGGGGTTCTCGGTGGATGACAAATACCTGAAGCGGGCCGGGCTGGATTACTGGCACCTGGTGGACATCCACTACTATGATTCGGTGGAGGAGGTACTGGCTGCCTATCCGGACAGCCCCCGGTTCCTTTTGACCACCCATGCCCACAAATCCTACAGCCGGGTCCACTACGGCCCGGATTCCCTGCTGATCTTCGGTAAGGAAAGTGCCGGTCTCCCGGAAGCTTTCCGGCAGGCCCACGAAGAGGAGTGTGTGCGGATTCCCATGGTTTCCGAAGCCCGGTCCCTGAACCTGGCCAATTCGGTTTCCATTGTGCTTTATGAAGCTTTGCGGCAAAACGATTTTGATCTCCAGGAGGGAACCATATGA
- a CDS encoding glucosaminidase domain-containing protein: MNKNKKRMLAGLLLASLLGTGTVWASPLEQGVKPAETVLLDETDGPLSHIQKKKTEKKAKVQKEREPEKKEHRSFLDRIRGIRKQQETTEPARKPEKVRKPDPPAENPSRKNRKERPAGKQAKEEKQRPLSPVSRDLGPADPDSLVIRKGSLSLVGEKLTLPQWPDPDRLLKLENQDRVITDPSLKIIIHHLTTTAKIWELPDNYQEVTIAGPAEATRDQAVVLLRRYNPNLPIKATPEEIVDLYYQEAGREGLRWDIVFCQALLETGFFRFGGTVVPAQNNFCGLGTTSATVQGAWFPTPRDGVRAHVQHLMAYTTDRLPATPVIDPRYYLVYKGKVQNGFYTRWSQLNGKWATGSYYAEKILNLHEQMKKIIAISGNDWDGGLLK; the protein is encoded by the coding sequence TTGAACAAGAACAAGAAACGGATGCTGGCCGGCCTGCTGCTGGCCAGCCTGCTGGGAACGGGGACAGTCTGGGCCTCTCCCCTGGAGCAGGGGGTGAAACCGGCGGAAACCGTCCTGTTGGACGAAACCGACGGCCCGCTGTCCCATATCCAAAAGAAAAAAACAGAGAAAAAGGCAAAGGTCCAGAAAGAACGGGAACCGGAGAAAAAGGAGCACCGGAGTTTCCTGGACCGGATCCGGGGTATCCGGAAACAGCAGGAAACCACGGAACCGGCCAGGAAACCGGAAAAAGTCCGGAAGCCGGACCCTCCGGCCGAAAATCCTTCCAGGAAGAACCGGAAGGAACGGCCGGCTGGGAAACAGGCAAAAGAGGAAAAACAGCGGCCCCTGTCCCCTGTATCCCGTGACCTGGGCCCGGCAGATCCCGACAGCCTGGTGATCCGGAAGGGCAGCCTCTCCCTGGTGGGGGAAAAGCTGACCCTGCCCCAGTGGCCGGATCCGGACAGACTGCTGAAACTGGAGAACCAGGACCGGGTGATCACGGACCCCAGCCTGAAGATCATCATCCATCACCTGACCACCACGGCGAAAATCTGGGAACTTCCGGATAATTACCAGGAGGTGACCATTGCCGGACCGGCGGAAGCCACCCGGGACCAGGCGGTGGTGCTGCTGCGCCGGTACAATCCCAACCTGCCCATCAAGGCCACCCCGGAAGAGATCGTGGATCTGTACTACCAGGAAGCCGGCCGGGAAGGGCTACGCTGGGACATCGTATTCTGCCAGGCCCTGCTGGAAACCGGATTCTTCCGGTTCGGGGGCACGGTGGTACCGGCCCAGAACAATTTCTGTGGTCTGGGGACCACCAGTGCCACGGTCCAGGGCGCCTGGTTCCCCACCCCCCGGGACGGGGTCCGGGCCCATGTCCAGCACCTGATGGCCTATACCACGGACCGGCTGCCGGCCACCCCGGTGATCGATCCCCGGTATTATCTGGTGTACAAAGGCAAGGTCCAGAACGGTTTTTACACCCGCTGGTCCCAGCTCAACGGAAAATGGGCCACGGGCAGCTATTATGCGGAGAAGATCCTGAATCTCCACGAACAAATGAAGAAGATCATCGCCATTTCCGGCAATGACTGGGATGGAGGCTTGTTGAAATGA
- a CDS encoding sodium:solute symporter family protein yields the protein MNVYLGVIIGYALLLILLGHLVGKHVKGAADFFVGGRSFNAGLLFTTLIAANIGAGSTVGVTGLAYKAGVSSWWWIGCSGLGSLILAYIVGPAVWKVARKHNLYTMGDYLDFRYSHAFRGVTSTMMAIGTLALFSGQLLGIAWILNVVAGIEKLYGIIIAAVVVTLYFSAGGIKSAAIVNIIELIVILLGFCIAAPFALQYVGGWSGLQAAVASHMADPARTARYFSWDGLGTSTILGYFLMLTPAFCISPGLIGKVYAAKDEKAVRQGTLWNGIVQLLFAFLPMLIGMCAYAAFPDLGNQELALPKAMKEMMPFGVSALALSAIFAAEVSTCDTVLYMLATSLSKDLYKTFFHPEISDEELLKVSRKLTVVCGIAGIFIACYMANIITALAIFYSLMTVSLAAPFLFGLFTEKASTKGAFCSAILGVAVVLGLKFFNGGKGLGILNSTSLGILTAAVVMLASLWIFPRKQEAGEKK from the coding sequence TTGAACGTTTATCTTGGGGTCATTATTGGTTATGCCCTGCTGCTGATCCTGCTGGGACATCTGGTGGGGAAACACGTGAAGGGGGCCGCGGATTTCTTTGTGGGGGGCCGCTCCTTTAACGCGGGTCTCCTGTTCACCACCCTGATTGCCGCCAACATCGGGGCAGGCTCCACCGTAGGGGTCACGGGCCTGGCTTACAAAGCCGGTGTTTCCAGCTGGTGGTGGATCGGCTGCAGCGGCCTGGGTTCCCTGATCCTGGCCTATATTGTGGGCCCGGCCGTATGGAAAGTGGCCCGGAAGCACAATCTGTACACCATGGGGGATTATCTGGATTTCCGGTATTCCCACGCTTTCCGGGGCGTGACCTCCACCATGATGGCCATCGGCACCCTGGCCCTGTTTTCCGGCCAGCTGCTGGGCATTGCCTGGATCCTGAACGTGGTGGCCGGCATTGAAAAGCTCTACGGCATCATCATCGCCGCCGTGGTGGTGACCCTGTATTTCTCCGCCGGGGGCATCAAAAGCGCCGCCATCGTGAACATCATCGAACTGATCGTGATCCTTCTGGGGTTCTGCATCGCTGCCCCCTTCGCTCTCCAGTATGTGGGCGGGTGGAGCGGTCTCCAGGCGGCGGTGGCCAGCCATATGGCAGACCCTGCCCGGACGGCCCGGTATTTTTCCTGGGACGGACTGGGGACTTCCACCATCCTGGGCTATTTCCTGATGCTGACTCCGGCTTTCTGCATCTCTCCCGGGCTCATCGGCAAAGTCTACGCGGCCAAAGATGAAAAGGCCGTCCGGCAGGGGACCCTGTGGAACGGCATCGTCCAGCTGCTGTTCGCCTTCCTGCCCATGCTCATCGGCATGTGCGCCTATGCGGCGTTCCCGGATCTGGGGAACCAGGAACTGGCCCTGCCCAAAGCCATGAAGGAAATGATGCCCTTCGGAGTGAGTGCCCTGGCCCTGTCCGCCATTTTCGCCGCGGAAGTCAGCACCTGCGACACGGTGCTGTACATGCTGGCCACGTCCCTGTCCAAGGATCTGTACAAAACATTCTTCCATCCGGAGATTTCCGATGAGGAACTGCTGAAGGTAAGCCGGAAGCTGACGGTGGTCTGCGGCATCGCCGGCATTTTCATCGCCTGCTACATGGCCAACATCATCACCGCCCTGGCCATTTTCTATTCCCTGATGACTGTATCCCTGGCCGCTCCCTTCCTGTTCGGCCTGTTTACGGAAAAGGCTTCCACCAAAGGGGCCTTCTGCTCCGCCATCCTGGGGGTGGCTGTGGTGCTGGGGCTGAAATTTTTCAACGGAGGCAAGGGCCTCGGCATCCTGAATTCCACCAGCCTGGGGATCCTGACGGCTGCGGTGGTGATGCTGGCGAGCCTGTGGATCTTCCCCCGGAAACAGGAAGCCGGAGAGAAAAAATAA
- a CDS encoding metal-dependent hydrolase, with product MLQFHYIHHACFTLCDGKTTLLFDPYLEGNPEGLKPEDLKADVIFVSHYHGDHLGAAYEIAKANDALIVSTAEIANDAAAHGLRSHAMHLGGTHTFPFGRVRVTPAFHGSGIAGGHACGFIVEFGGKTVYFAGDTSVFGDMALLSRLETIDAALLPIGDNYTMGPEDARLAAELLNVPLVIPIHYNTWPIIAQDPEAFKKEVEATTQSKVLVVEPGKTVEL from the coding sequence ATGCTGCAGTTCCATTACATCCATCATGCCTGTTTCACCCTGTGTGACGGAAAAACCACCCTGCTGTTCGATCCGTACCTGGAAGGGAACCCGGAAGGACTGAAGCCGGAGGACCTGAAAGCGGACGTGATCTTTGTTTCCCATTACCACGGAGACCATCTGGGCGCGGCTTACGAGATCGCCAAAGCCAATGACGCCCTGATCGTTTCCACCGCGGAAATCGCCAACGATGCGGCGGCCCACGGGCTCCGGTCCCACGCCATGCACCTGGGGGGCACCCATACCTTCCCCTTCGGCCGGGTGCGGGTGACTCCGGCTTTCCACGGCAGCGGCATTGCCGGAGGGCACGCCTGCGGATTCATTGTGGAATTTGGCGGGAAAACCGTGTATTTTGCCGGAGACACCAGCGTGTTCGGGGATATGGCCCTTTTGTCCCGGCTGGAAACCATCGATGCGGCCCTGCTGCCCATCGGGGACAACTACACCATGGGGCCCGAAGATGCCCGGCTGGCAGCGGAACTGCTGAACGTGCCGCTGGTGATTCCCATCCATTACAATACCTGGCCCATCATCGCCCAGGATCCGGAAGCTTTCAAGAAAGAAGTGGAAGCCACCACCCAAAGCAAAGTGCTGGTGGTGGAACCGGGGAAGACGGTGGAATTGTAA
- the thrB gene encoding homoserine kinase — protein MADMRRKVTVRVPATSANCGPGFDCLGLACTLYNVFTYELVPEGEGVTATAEGQDSASLPQGRNNLAASAFYTLWEKLGQPATGLRITSRIQVPVSRGLGSSSTAIVAGLTAANALAGNPLSKEELVTEATLIEGHPDNVAPAILGGITVNVMEGGKVESLKLALAKPLQLVVLVPSLPLPTSKARAALPKQVPHRDAVYNVSRAALLVGSLLTGDYHFLRTALEDRLHQPYRLPLIPGAEEALEGARQAGAYNGIISGAGSTLLAYVPADTDARKVGEAMAEPFRKRNMETALHYLDIDPEGAKVIE, from the coding sequence ATGGCAGATATGCGCAGAAAAGTCACGGTACGGGTCCCGGCCACTTCCGCCAACTGCGGACCTGGGTTCGACTGCCTGGGACTGGCCTGTACCCTGTACAATGTATTTACCTATGAACTGGTGCCGGAAGGGGAAGGGGTCACGGCCACGGCCGAAGGCCAGGATTCCGCATCCCTGCCCCAGGGCCGGAACAACCTGGCGGCTTCCGCCTTCTACACCCTGTGGGAGAAGCTGGGCCAGCCGGCCACCGGACTGCGGATCACGTCCCGGATCCAGGTGCCCGTATCCCGGGGCCTGGGCAGCAGCTCCACGGCCATTGTGGCCGGGCTGACCGCAGCCAATGCACTGGCTGGGAACCCTCTTTCCAAAGAAGAGCTGGTGACGGAAGCCACCTTGATCGAAGGCCATCCGGACAATGTGGCCCCGGCCATTCTGGGAGGCATCACCGTGAACGTGATGGAAGGGGGCAAAGTGGAGAGCCTGAAACTGGCCCTGGCCAAACCTCTCCAGCTGGTGGTGCTGGTGCCTTCCCTGCCCCTGCCCACCTCCAAGGCCCGGGCGGCCCTGCCCAAGCAGGTGCCCCACCGGGATGCGGTGTACAATGTGAGCCGGGCGGCCCTCCTGGTAGGGTCCCTGCTTACCGGGGACTACCATTTCCTGCGGACGGCCCTGGAAGACAGACTCCATCAGCCCTACCGGCTGCCCCTGATCCCCGGGGCGGAGGAAGCCCTGGAAGGGGCCCGGCAGGCCGGTGCCTACAACGGGATCATTTCCGGTGCCGGTTCCACCCTGCTGGCCTATGTGCCGGCGGATACCGATGCCCGGAAAGTGGGGGAGGCCATGGCCGAACCCTTCCGGAAGCGGAATATGGAAACGGCCCTGCATTATCTGGACATCGATCCGGAAGGGGCCAAAGTCATCGAATAA
- a CDS encoding homoserine dehydrogenase produces the protein MANKMKQINIGLLGAGTVGGGVILVLNQNRDLITERVGAEIQIKKVLARHPEKVRALDASLPTTDKIEDIVNDPDISIVVELMGREHPALEYMEAALRGGKNVVTANKDVVATHGKELFELAAAHHVDFLFEAAVAGGIPIIRPLKESLAANRISKIMGIINGTTNYMLTKMTQEHMDFAEVLKEAQDKGYAESDPTADVGGFDAARKIAILASIAFNSRVGLDDVYVEGIDKISSRDIEYADELGYVIKLLGIAKQKEGKGVSARVHPTMLRKDHPLATVNDVFNAVYVEGQPVGEAMFFGRGAGRMPTASAVCGDIIESTRNILAGCTGRVGCTCYEAKPMLPPEEIISPCYIRMLVEDQPGVWATIASAFGENKVSLKTVVQKRSLGTLAEIVVITYGVSEFALRKAADALSKLAVVARICNIIRVEDSTLE, from the coding sequence ATGGCGAATAAAATGAAACAGATCAACATTGGACTGCTGGGCGCCGGCACCGTTGGGGGCGGCGTGATCCTGGTGCTGAACCAGAACCGGGACCTGATCACGGAACGGGTAGGAGCGGAAATCCAGATCAAAAAAGTCCTGGCCCGTCATCCGGAAAAAGTCCGGGCCCTGGATGCCAGTCTGCCCACCACCGACAAGATCGAGGACATCGTCAACGATCCGGACATCAGCATCGTGGTGGAACTGATGGGACGGGAACATCCGGCCCTGGAATACATGGAAGCCGCCCTCCGGGGCGGGAAGAACGTGGTTACCGCCAACAAGGATGTGGTGGCCACCCACGGGAAGGAACTGTTCGAACTGGCAGCCGCCCACCATGTGGATTTCCTGTTTGAAGCCGCCGTGGCCGGGGGCATCCCCATTATCCGTCCTCTGAAGGAAAGCCTGGCCGCCAACCGGATCAGCAAGATCATGGGGATCATCAACGGGACCACCAACTACATGCTCACCAAGATGACCCAGGAGCACATGGATTTTGCGGAAGTCCTGAAGGAAGCCCAGGACAAGGGCTATGCGGAAAGCGACCCCACCGCCGATGTAGGCGGTTTCGACGCAGCCCGGAAAATCGCCATCCTGGCCTCCATTGCCTTCAACAGCCGGGTGGGGCTGGACGATGTGTACGTGGAAGGCATCGACAAGATCTCTTCCCGGGACATTGAATATGCCGATGAACTGGGCTATGTGATCAAGCTTCTGGGCATTGCCAAGCAGAAGGAGGGCAAGGGCGTCAGCGCCCGGGTCCATCCCACCATGCTCCGGAAGGACCATCCTCTGGCCACGGTCAACGATGTGTTCAACGCCGTGTACGTGGAAGGCCAGCCGGTGGGCGAAGCCATGTTCTTCGGCCGGGGGGCCGGACGGATGCCCACAGCCAGTGCCGTTTGCGGGGACATCATCGAAAGCACCCGGAACATCCTGGCCGGCTGCACTGGCCGGGTGGGCTGCACCTGCTACGAAGCCAAACCCATGCTGCCCCCGGAAGAAATCATCTCCCCCTGCTACATCCGGATGCTGGTGGAAGATCAGCCCGGGGTATGGGCCACCATTGCCTCCGCCTTCGGGGAAAACAAGGTCAGCCTGAAAACCGTTGTCCAAAAACGGTCCCTGGGCACCCTGGCGGAAATCGTGGTGATCACCTACGGGGTATCGGAATTTGCCCTGCGGAAAGCCGCCGACGCCCTGTCCAAACTGGCTGTCGTGGCCCGGATCTGCAACATCATCCGGGTGGAAGACAGCACCCTGGAATGA
- a CDS encoding ACT domain-containing protein, whose translation MNNERKSEFYLVREEILPEAIKKTILVKEILKRGKMKTVNEAVSKVGLSRSAYYKYKDYVFPFYDASKEKVITISLLLEHKPGVLSSVLNTIAADGGSVITINQGVPLQGVANTTISVETKYLNIDMEALMDKLRLIEGVKRLDVLGQVD comes from the coding sequence ATGAACAACGAGAGGAAATCGGAATTTTACTTAGTCAGAGAGGAAATTCTTCCGGAAGCAATCAAAAAGACCATCCTGGTAAAGGAGATCCTGAAACGGGGAAAGATGAAGACGGTGAACGAAGCCGTAAGCAAGGTGGGGCTCAGCCGCAGTGCTTACTACAAATACAAGGATTATGTATTCCCGTTCTATGATGCCAGCAAGGAAAAAGTCATCACCATCTCCCTGCTGCTGGAACACAAGCCCGGGGTTCTTTCCAGTGTGCTCAATACCATTGCTGCAGACGGAGGCAGCGTGATCACCATCAACCAGGGCGTGCCTCTCCAGGGAGTGGCCAACACCACCATTTCCGTGGAGACCAAATACCTGAACATCGATATGGAAGCCCTGATGGACAAGCTGCGCCTCATCGAAGGGGTGAAGCGGCTGGATGTACTGGGCCAGGTGGATTAA
- a CDS encoding NAD(P)H-dependent glycerol-3-phosphate dehydrogenase, translating to MKAAVIGAGSWGTVLAQILADNGREVALWARNPEKAARIRETRCNADYLPDFRLSPSIQVTADLQEALEGAEVLVFVVPSKGMGTIARQAARFTDCRSQVILSCTKGFDLSTHKLMTDILEETFPHARAIAALSGPNLAREIAQKQPAATVIACRNMKEARFLQQCFLTPYFRPYTSPDLIGVELCGCVKNCIALVGGMLSGMGFGENAQAGLITRGLAELTRLGMKLGAHRATFFGLAGVGDLIATCTSPLSRNRSAGYALARGKTLEEITGGTRMVIEGINATPVVRELARTHQVEMPIIEQLYQVLFQGKDVKRAIEDLMKRTLKKE from the coding sequence ATGAAAGCAGCAGTCATTGGAGCCGGCAGCTGGGGGACGGTACTGGCCCAGATCCTGGCGGACAATGGACGGGAGGTGGCCCTTTGGGCCCGGAACCCGGAAAAAGCGGCCCGGATCCGGGAAACCCGGTGCAATGCCGATTATCTGCCGGATTTCCGGCTGTCCCCTTCCATTCAGGTTACCGCAGACCTGCAGGAAGCCCTGGAGGGCGCTGAAGTGCTGGTGTTCGTGGTGCCCTCCAAGGGCATGGGGACCATTGCCCGGCAGGCGGCCCGCTTCACCGATTGCCGCAGCCAGGTGATCCTGTCCTGTACCAAGGGGTTCGATTTGTCCACCCACAAGCTGATGACGGATATTCTGGAGGAGACATTCCCTCACGCCCGGGCCATTGCTGCCCTCAGCGGGCCCAACCTGGCCCGGGAAATCGCCCAGAAGCAGCCGGCGGCCACGGTGATCGCCTGCCGGAACATGAAGGAAGCCCGGTTCCTCCAGCAGTGCTTCCTGACCCCCTATTTCCGGCCCTATACTTCTCCGGATCTGATCGGGGTGGAGCTGTGCGGCTGTGTAAAGAACTGCATCGCCCTGGTGGGAGGCATGCTCTCCGGCATGGGCTTCGGAGAAAATGCCCAGGCCGGGCTGATCACCCGGGGCCTGGCGGAGCTCACCCGTCTGGGGATGAAGTTGGGGGCCCACCGGGCCACCTTTTTCGGATTGGCCGGGGTGGGGGATCTGATTGCCACCTGCACCAGTCCTCTCAGCCGGAACCGGTCCGCCGGCTATGCCCTGGCTCGGGGAAAGACTTTGGAAGAGATCACCGGAGGCACCCGGATGGTCATCGAAGGCATCAACGCCACTCCGGTGGTCCGGGAGCTGGCCCGGACCCATCAGGTGGAAATGCCCATCATCGAACAGCTGTACCAGGTGCTGTTCCAGGGCAAGGACGTGAAACGGGCCATTGAAGACCTGATGAAAAGGACATTGAAGAAAGAGTAG